The DNA window GCATTGGAAGACGGGCAAACACGTCGTCCGGCTGAAGGGCGGCGACCCTTACGTGTTTGGCCGTGGTGGCGAGGAATGCGAAGCACTAGCTGCGGCCGGAGTGCCCTTTGAAGTGGTGCCGGGGATTTCTGCGGCCATTGGCGCGGCTGCCTATGCCGGCATTCCGTTGACGCATCGCGACTATGCGAGCAGCGTCGCGTTTGTGACCGGCCATCATCCGGCAGCGATCGATTGGCCCAAGGTGGCCGGGGTCGATACGCTGGTGATCTTCATGGGTGCATTCCATTTTCCGGAACTGGCCGCCGCCTTGATTGCGGCAGGCCGCGCGGCAGACACACCCGCGGCAGCAGTGAGCTGGGCCACCCGAGGCGAGCAACGGACCGTCACTGGCACCATCGCAAGCCTGGCCGCACAGAAGATTGCATCGCCCGCCATCCTTTACATCGGCGGCGTCGCGGCCTTGAGCGAACGCTTGAATTGGTTTGAAAAGTTGCCGCTGCATGGCGTCAGCGTTGCGTTGACGCGGCCATTGGCGCAATCGCCAGACACGGCGCAGAAGTTTGCCGCACTCGGAGCGAAGGTTATCGAATACCCAACCATCGAGATTTCCGATCCGTTCTCTTTTGACCCGCTCGACCGGGCTATCGGAGAACTGGAGAAGTTCGACTGGTTGATCTTTACCAGCGCCAATGCCGTGCAGGCATTTGCCAAGCGGCTGGCGGTCTCGCCACACGATCTGCGCAGCCTGCGCGCGAAGCTCTGCGCCGTGGGCCCCATGACGCGGAAGGCGCTCACAGACATGCATCTGAAGGTGGACGTGTTGCCGGCGGAGTACGTCGCTGAAAGTATTGCCGCCGCACTCGCATCCCATCCGATGCAGGGCCAGCAAGTGCTGATTCCGCGTGCTGCGATTGCCCGCGACACGGTACCAGACGCGCTCCGCGCGATGGGAGCCATCGTCACCATTGTCGAGGCCTATCGCACGATCGTGCCCGCATCCGGACCCGCTCCCGAGGCAGATTGGATCACCTTCACCAGTTCCTCTACCGTCAAGAACTTCCTGGCGCTGAACGAGCCGGACGTGATCTCGCGATACAAAACGGCAAGCATTGGTCCGATCACAACCGAGACGATGCGCATGCACGGCATCGAGCCGACGGTAGAAGCGAATCCTCACACAACCCAAGGAGTTCTCGATGCCATCCTCCACTACCACCATCCGCAAGGCTAAAGCAGCAGACGCTCCATCCCTGGTCCAGTTCAACGTCGCGATGGCCTGGGAAACCGAGCAACTGCAGCTCGATGAGGCGAAGATCCGCGCAGGCGTCGAGGGACTCTTTGCCCAGCCCCAATATGGCTTCTATGTAATGGCCGAGCGCGCGGGAGAAGTGACTGGCGGCCTCATGATCACCTACGAGTGGAGTGACTGGCGGAACCAGGTGTTCTGGTGGATCCAGAGCGTGTATGTGCTGCCGGAGCATCGCGGGCAGGGTGTCTACCGGGCGCTCTATGAAGAGGTCAAAGAGCTAGCCCGTGCGGAGGGGAACTGCTGCGGCTTCCGCCTCTATGTCGAGAAAACAAACGCGGCGGCACAAGAGGTGTATCGCAAGCTCGGGATGGAAGAGAGCCATTACGCGATGTTTGAGGATCACCAGATATAGTCTTTTGCCGTGTCCCGCCGCTCGTAGCCGTCGAGGACATGGACCACGCGCAGCTTCCGGATCCGGGTGGGCGACATCTGACCCAGGGGGATGTAGAGAATCTGGCGTCGGAGCTGGTTGCTGATCGACCGGAAGATCGAGCGCGGAGGCTTGGGGGCAACATAGACGACGTAACGGCTGGTGGAGTAGTCGAGAGCCGCCATCAGCAGGCGTTCTGCCTTCGATTCGGTGAAGTCGTAGTCCGGGTCGTTCCAGACATCCCAAAGCCGCCGGGAGGGCAGCGTCATCATATAGCCACCATACTCGGCGCGGCCAATTCCCGGCCCCACCAGATGAGCGAAGGGTTCGGTGGAATAGAACGCCATGTCACTTTCATTCTGGTGTTCGCCGAGCCAAGTGGTGAGATAGCCGTAGCGGCCATCGGAATCCTCATCAAAGATCACCACAATGCTGTTGACGTCGCCCGCGGCACGCTCCAACTTCCGAACGTAAATCGTTTTCTGGTGCCAATTGCGCAAGGTCTCGCGCAGATCGATGCCGTCGAGCAGAGAAGACTGGAAGGGCTCGATGCGCGAGCGCTCTTCGGTCAGAATCGAATGGGCCTTCTTCTTGAGCATCCGCCCGAAGTCCTCGATGACGAGATCTTCCGGGGGATAGGAACAGATCGAATTGCCATTCAACTGCCGCGCCCATTCGCCGGGCTTGTCCTCCTTGCGATGCTCCTTGAGGCCGCGCGGCTTCAGCCGCTGCTTGGGCCGGGGTAGTCTGCGCCGCAGCTTCAACTTGCGCGTACGAAAGAACACTTCATCACCGCTCAGCCGCAGCGTTTCCGGCGTGGAGGTCTGGCGCTGGAAACCATAGCGGCTGCCCACCTGCCACAACTCCCAGGCATAGTTGTCATCGACAATCGCCCGCGCGGCAATCGTCATCTCATAGAGCGTCGCCACCAGGGCCCCCGAAACATGCGCCAGGTTCCGGGTGAACTTTGCGATCAGCTTCCGTTGATAGGGCAGCACCTTATCGCCCGTGTTCTTCTCGTAATCCACTTCGGCGGCACGGAAGGTTTCATACTGCGCCACAGGCCGGTCCACCAGCCGGACATCGGACATCTGCTTGCGCCAATACTCGTAGCGCTGCTGCAATGCAGCGTATTCGACCAGCACTTCGCCGAGCGAATCCGGATGCACGTTGACTAACTCCACAAACTCAATCGGCATCCGCTGGCGGGGTGGTTCCTGAGGAAGCTCCATCGCATCGAGTAGGGGGTCCAGCATGTTCAAGGAGACCACCACAAAGACGTCGCGAAGCGGGTCGGCGCCTTGCAGTTTCCAGGCGATGCTCGAGGCAAAGTCAGTCACTTCATCATTCCGACTTTGCGGAAAGAGCCGGTAGCTTTCGATGTAACGCTCAAGGCCGATCTTCTGGATGGCGAGAGTATCGGGATAGTCGTCCGGCAGATGAGGACGCTCTCCGACCGCCGGATCGATCAACAAGATCTCGGCGCCAATCTCATAAGCCGTACGGTAAGCCTCGACAAAGGCATCGCAAGGCTCGATAACAAAGTAGATCGCGGAACCGGAATCGTCTTTCTCGCTCAGACGGTCGGGATAGACCAGAGCACTGATCTCAGGAAGACGCGCCGCGCCTTCGTGCAGCTTCTGTGCAAAGAAAGACGGTAACTCGATGGCGACAATCGGGGGCCGTTCGCGTAGCAGCGCCCGGCGTACCTCCATGGCAAATTCCATGCGGCCGGGAGCAACAGGGAAATAGCGAAATCGCCCCCGCTGCAGGCTGCTGAAATCGAAGGGGAACTCTTCAGGCGCCGCGGACATAGCGCATGGCTTCCATGCCGAGGATGGTCTTTACCGCCAGAGGGAGCGCAATGCGCGCCTCCAACTCCGACGCACTCGCACTCCGGAGCTTCAGCGCATAGCGAATGATGTTGATGCCATCGCGAATGGAGAAGCGCTCTTCGGCACTGTGGGCCTGCTGCAGAAAGTCCGTGACGTACTCGAGAATCTGCGAGTCTGCGTAGGGGAGGTTCTCGCGGAGAATGGCCAGTTCTTCTTCGCGTTCCGGAAAATCGAGCAGGATCTGCGGCTGCAAACGGCTCTGGATGTACTCGGGTAAGTCAAAGGTGCTCGCGTCATCGTTCATTGTCGCGACAAAGCGAAACAGGGGATGCGCTTTGATTTTGATTCCGGCAATGATTGATTCGACGTAACGCCGGGTGTCGAGCAAGGGAGCAAGGCTGGCCCAACTCTTCTCGCTCATGCGATTGCCTTCGTCAAGAATCGCAACCCCGCCGCGAATCATGGCAGTGACCAGCGGAGAGGCGACATAGCGCAACTGACCCTGCCCTTCGAGCACTGGAGTTACGATCAGGTCCTCCGGCCGGGTGTCGACCGTGGCCTGCATGATATAAACATCCTGCCCCAGGCGCTCGGCCGCAGCCCAGGCGAGCGAGGTTTTGCCCACGCCCGGCTTGCCAATCAGCCGCGGGCTCATCGGGAGGTCATGCTCGTCCAGCACCAGCCAGGCCGCAAGCAATTGGCGCATGGCTTCTTCCTGGCCAACCCAGCTCACGTTGAGTTCGTCCGGCATGCCGAGGTGCAATTCCACACCGCTGATTCGTACTAAGTCCGGTTTTCGATCCATGAATGAATGAAAATCCAGCTTAACGTCTCGCGCGGCTGGTTACCATGAGAGAAAGCACTCATGGCGAACATTCTTCAATCCCTGCCGGTCGGCGAAAAAGTCGGCATCGCGTTTTCTGGTGGCCTGGACACCTCCGCGGCGATCTACTGGATGCGTGAAAAGGGCGCGATCCCTTATTGCTATACCGCGAACCTCGGCCAACCCGACGAGCCGGATTATGACGCGATCCCGAAACGGGCGCTCGAATGCGGGGCACAACTGGCACGCCTGATCGACTGCCGTGAACAACTGGTGCGCGAAGGCATTGCCGCGCTGCAGTGCGGCGCCTTCCACATCACCACCGGCGGCCTGCCTTACTTCAACACGACTCCGATCGGACGCGCCGTCACCGGCACGATGCTGGTGGGGGCGATGAAGGAAGATGACGTCAACATCTGGGGCGACGGATCCACCTACAAGGGCAACGACATCGAGCGATTCTACCGCTATGGCCTGATGGTCAACCCGAGCCTGAAGATCTATAAGCCGTGGCTCGACCAGACCTTCA is part of the Bryobacter aggregatus MPL3 genome and encodes:
- a CDS encoding AAA family ATPase → MDRKPDLVRISGVELHLGMPDELNVSWVGQEEAMRQLLAAWLVLDEHDLPMSPRLIGKPGVGKTSLAWAAAERLGQDVYIMQATVDTRPEDLIVTPVLEGQGQLRYVASPLVTAMIRGGVAILDEGNRMSEKSWASLAPLLDTRRYVESIIAGIKIKAHPLFRFVATMNDDASTFDLPEYIQSRLQPQILLDFPEREEELAILRENLPYADSQILEYVTDFLQQAHSAEERFSIRDGINIIRYALKLRSASASELEARIALPLAVKTILGMEAMRYVRGA
- the cobA gene encoding uroporphyrinogen-III C-methyltransferase gives rise to the protein MKVYLVGSGPGDPELLTVKAKRLLESADIVLYDHLSSPEALRLARGAEKIYVGKRRDDHSFPQDEIGQMLIEHWKTGKHVVRLKGGDPYVFGRGGEECEALAAAGVPFEVVPGISAAIGAAAYAGIPLTHRDYASSVAFVTGHHPAAIDWPKVAGVDTLVIFMGAFHFPELAAALIAAGRAADTPAAAVSWATRGEQRTVTGTIASLAAQKIASPAILYIGGVAALSERLNWFEKLPLHGVSVALTRPLAQSPDTAQKFAALGAKVIEYPTIEISDPFSFDPLDRAIGELEKFDWLIFTSANAVQAFAKRLAVSPHDLRSLRAKLCAVGPMTRKALTDMHLKVDVLPAEYVAESIAAALASHPMQGQQVLIPRAAIARDTVPDALRAMGAIVTIVEAYRTIVPASGPAPEADWITFTSSSTVKNFLALNEPDVISRYKTASIGPITTETMRMHGIEPTVEANPHTTQGVLDAILHYHHPQG
- a CDS encoding GNAT family N-acetyltransferase, whose translation is MPSSTTTIRKAKAADAPSLVQFNVAMAWETEQLQLDEAKIRAGVEGLFAQPQYGFYVMAERAGEVTGGLMITYEWSDWRNQVFWWIQSVYVLPEHRGQGVYRALYEEVKELARAEGNCCGFRLYVEKTNAAAQEVYRKLGMEESHYAMFEDHQI